Part of the Bacteroidia bacterium genome is shown below.
AGTTCACCTCCTCCATCCTCTCATTCTCACTATTTTTATAGTAGCGGTTAGAGGCAATTGAAAAACGACAAATACTTGAACCATTGTTTAAGGTTGCAATAACTGGATCTGATACTAAATTTCCTTCGATAACGACAGATGATGTAATACAATTAACCTTTTAAGCAATTAAATATTTCTTTATCATATAAGCAGTTATAAGTATTAAATTATTTAAAATTTTCATTAGACTTAATGTATATTCTGTTCTTTAACACTAAAAATATTAATTAAAAAAAATATTTCTACTGCTTAGCTAATCGTTAAATTTTACAAATTAAAATATATCCAACTATAGCGCTACCTTTTGAGGTCTTATCGGCTCCTGTGATACGGTAATTAGAGGCCTAAAACACCTAAAATCTTGATTCAAGGCGCTGTTTGTCCATTTTGCATTATTTCGGGATTTTTCAAGATCGAATTTTTACAACTAAAAATGCAATTTTGATAGCGGATTATATGTTTTGCAACCATTTTAATATACATTGATGAATAATTTGATTGTGTGCCAATTCGTTAATTAGTGCAGAAAACTGCTTTATTTAAAACTTTCTATTGCACAACAGCTTGTCCGTTCATTAAAATCGGCAACAGCCAATCACGGATTGCTGCAAGTTTTAAGTTCTCTTTTTTCATTGCTAACATTTTGTCGAATAGCGGCGAAATCACATCTTGAAATTTATCATAGATTCTCTTATTAAATGCAATGTAGAGATGATTTATTGATTCTGATGCATGTAAAATATTAGAGCCTGTAGCATATTTATTTATCACTATTTGCGCATAGTCTGATTTGAAAATAGAATAAATTACAGCGTTGTTTATCGCACCTTCTAAATCAAAAATTTTCCGCAAACCGGTCGAATAACCTCCAACAAGTCCAAAATCAACCTTCCCTACAGTTCCGTCAAAGGTGACACATACATCTTCGAACTTTAAAAGCTTGTTGTTAAGTAATTTTGGATCAACATAAGTATCGCTCTGTGACCCCACATCACTAACACGATAATATGGCACAAATCCATTTTTATTAATGTTTGAATAATTCTTTGCTCCAACTTCAACACCTCTCTCAAAGGCAAATCTTTTATTAAGCGGAATACATTCCCAGCCTTTGGGAATTTTTCGTTTGAGTTGTTTGTCCAGCACCATTTCACCGCCAGAAGAACGGTAAGATTTACCGTCTATGTCAGGAAAATCAAACTGCACAAACCAATAGTCATAGATTGTTTTTATCATTGCTTCCAACTCAGCGGCAATACGTTTGTTTAATGCAATTTTTTTATCAATTGCTTCTAACGGTCTGATTATCATTTCTTGATACAGATGATCTTTATAATAAGGCACCTCTAACATGTGTAGCACATTCCTATTTACTCCAGGAACTGTACTTTTATCTTTTCCATCTACATTAAGGGCATACTGCAACAAATAATAAATATATTTCGGAAGATTCCCTTTAAAGTCTTTAACATACAAAGATGTGTTTAAGGGCCAACATTTACCATCATAATAATAGATTTTTCCTATTGTGCCGTAGCGGCCTGTAACTACATTTTCACCACCAACTTTATATTCGTTATGTGTGCCAGAAAAACCAGCTGAGCTGATAACTGGATACTCGCCCTCAGTTCGATATTCTGATGGCAAATCATAGCCTCTTTGAAACTGAAGTATATCTCCAATCGGTGAAATTGTGATTTTATTCATAATTCACCCGACCAAGTTGAGTTTTTATTTCATCTTCCAACTTTTTTCCTTCAACAAACATATTATCTAGTCGCTTGGAGAATTTTGTCATCTTATCCTTAAATTCATCTGGCGTCAGTTCAACATATTCAATTTTAACTTCAAAATACTGTCCAGCACTAAAAGACATTCTTTTTGCTTCAATATCAGAATAATCCACGGCTACGCAAAAACCATCTTCAGATTTAGCCTCATTAAAAGCGTTAACAATTTTTTTAATCTCATCAACACTAAGAACAGTTCTCTGGTTTCTACCATCTTCTCTTATTCTTGTTCCAAGGTTAGACGCATCCATTAAGACTACCTTATCAGTGATGTTCTCTCGGTCTATAAATAGAACAGAAACGTTTGTGCCTGTAGTTGCGAAAATATTTGATGGCATAGAAATAACACCACGTAGCATTTTGTTTTTTATTAAATATTTACGAATACTATTTTGTATTCTTGCTCCAGCAGTCAAAAAACCCGTTGGTACAACCACAGCTGCCTTGCCTTTATCTTTCAATGAAAAAACAATATGTTGTAGAAACATAAGATAGATCGCCATTTTACTCTTATCTTTTTTAGGAATGTTGGGTACTCCCACCCAAAACCGCTTCTTATGTTTCTCTCCTGCTAACGTATCTCTATTTTCGCTAAAATCAACATTAAAGGGTGGATTAC
Proteins encoded:
- a CDS encoding restriction endonuclease subunit S, with amino-acid sequence MNKITISPIGDILQFQRGYDLPSEYRTEGEYPVISSAGFSGTHNEYKVGGENVVTGRYGTIGKIYYYDGKCWPLNTSLYVKDFKGNLPKYIYYLLQYALNVDGKDKSTVPGVNRNVLHMLEVPYYKDHLYQEMIIRPLEAIDKKIALNKRIAAELEAMIKTIYDYWFVQFDFPDIDGKSYRSSGGEMVLDKQLKRKIPKGWECIPLNKRFAFERGVEVGAKNYSNINKNGFVPYYRVSDVGSQSDTYVDPKLLNNKLLKFEDVCVTFDGTVGKVDFGLVGGYSTGLRKIFDLEGAINNAVIYSIFKSDYAQIVINKYATGSNILHASESINHLYIAFNKRIYDKFQDVISPLFDKMLAMKKENLKLAAIRDWLLPILMNGQAVVQ